From a region of the Kaistia sp. 32K genome:
- a CDS encoding Gfo/Idh/MocA family protein produces MTKPIRAGVISAGAWSQSSHLPTLAADPDVEIVALSSPNGETAKTLAAEFDVPLAFTDWHDVLKEKPDIVVVSSPPVAHEEQVISALEAGAHVLVEKPFALEAGAARRMRDTATRVGRVLLVGFGWPAAPCFALSKKLIDAGEIGAVEQMTMHLAVNTRALLMGGTDGGWGGAGNSDASTYTDRKISGGGSAAVSMSHQLGLIEWLAGEPIVALSASTYPAGHEIDLHATVNAEFAGGGSAAISSASTHPYLARPQWHMALYGSKGQTWLDSVADHVRLVRANGDVVEFGEADASGLYDSGAPTKALIACAQGSPAPTGLTAQLAAHVVAVTDAIYESARTGQKIRIPTE; encoded by the coding sequence ATGACGAAGCCCATCCGCGCAGGCGTCATCAGCGCCGGCGCCTGGTCGCAGTCGAGCCATCTGCCGACGCTCGCCGCCGATCCCGACGTCGAGATCGTCGCCCTGTCGAGCCCGAATGGCGAGACGGCAAAGACTCTTGCCGCCGAATTCGACGTGCCGCTCGCCTTCACCGACTGGCACGACGTGCTCAAGGAGAAGCCCGACATCGTCGTCGTCTCCAGCCCGCCGGTGGCGCATGAGGAGCAGGTGATATCAGCTCTCGAAGCCGGCGCGCATGTGCTGGTCGAGAAGCCTTTCGCGCTCGAGGCCGGCGCCGCGCGGCGCATGCGCGATACGGCAACGCGCGTCGGCCGCGTGCTGCTCGTCGGCTTCGGCTGGCCGGCCGCGCCCTGCTTCGCGCTGTCGAAGAAGCTGATCGACGCCGGCGAGATCGGCGCGGTCGAGCAGATGACCATGCATCTCGCCGTCAACACGCGGGCCCTGCTGATGGGCGGCACCGATGGCGGCTGGGGCGGCGCCGGCAATTCCGACGCCTCGACCTATACCGACCGCAAGATCTCCGGCGGCGGCTCGGCCGCCGTCTCGATGTCGCACCAGCTCGGCCTGATCGAATGGCTGGCCGGCGAGCCGATCGTGGCGCTTTCCGCCAGCACCTATCCGGCCGGCCACGAGATCGACCTGCACGCGACCGTCAACGCCGAGTTCGCCGGCGGCGGTTCGGCGGCGATCAGCAGCGCCTCGACCCATCCCTACCTGGCGCGGCCGCAATGGCACATGGCGCTCTATGGATCGAAGGGCCAGACATGGCTCGATTCCGTCGCCGACCACGTCCGCCTGGTGCGGGCGAATGGCGACGTCGTGGAGTTCGGCGAGGCGGACGCCTCCGGCCTCTATGATTCCGGCGCCCCGACCAAGGCACTGATCGCCTGCGCGCAAGGTTCCCCCGCGCCCACGGGACTTACGGCACAGCTCGCGGCCCATGTGGTCGCCGTCACGGACGCCATCTACGAGAGCGCCCGCACCGGACAGAAGATACGGATCCCCACAGAATGA
- a CDS encoding carbohydrate ABC transporter permease, translating to MSDIALSRAPRRRGKAATAAGLQRSTTATVILYLCVAIFAVWILLPVWYLVVSSLITPSQLGVKPFPMVPSSITFDNYLSVLTGATGSTGFGSTDMGSRLLPAIGQSFFVSSVLVVLNLVIAGIAAYGLSRYPFSGSRLFELSIIVSRVVPAIAIIGPFFVAFRVVGILNTPWALIISYNVFTLPLAIMILKNYFDQMPREIEEAAKIDGASRLQTLWIIIVPIARPGLVAAGVLIFLESWSEFFYSLVLTNQLTVPPLLAGFQSVQQFNWNSLAAATVMSMIPPVVLVVIFQRHVVGALTAGAVK from the coding sequence ATGAGCGACATCGCCCTCTCCCGCGCGCCGCGCCGGCGCGGCAAGGCCGCCACCGCCGCCGGCCTCCAGCGCAGCACCACCGCGACGGTCATCCTCTATCTCTGCGTCGCAATCTTCGCCGTCTGGATCCTGCTGCCGGTCTGGTACCTGGTCGTCTCCAGCCTGATCACCCCGTCGCAGCTCGGCGTGAAGCCGTTCCCGATGGTGCCGTCCAGCATCACCTTCGACAACTACCTGTCGGTGTTGACCGGCGCGACCGGCTCGACCGGCTTCGGCAGCACCGACATGGGCTCGCGTCTGCTGCCGGCGATCGGCCAGAGCTTCTTCGTCTCGTCGGTGCTGGTGGTGCTCAACCTCGTCATCGCCGGCATCGCCGCCTATGGCCTGTCGCGCTATCCGTTCTCCGGCTCGCGCCTGTTCGAGCTCTCGATCATCGTCTCGCGCGTCGTGCCGGCGATCGCCATCATCGGCCCGTTCTTCGTCGCCTTCCGCGTCGTCGGCATCCTGAACACGCCCTGGGCGCTGATCATCAGCTACAACGTCTTCACGCTGCCGCTCGCGATCATGATCCTGAAGAACTACTTCGATCAGATGCCGCGCGAGATCGAGGAGGCGGCCAAGATCGACGGCGCCTCGCGGCTCCAGACGCTCTGGATCATCATCGTGCCGATCGCCCGCCCCGGCCTCGTCGCCGCCGGCGTGCTGATCTTCCTCGAGTCCTGGAGCGAGTTCTTCTATTCGCTGGTGCTCACCAACCAGCTGACCGTGCCGCCGCTTCTGGCCGGCTTCCAGTCGGTGCAGCAGTTCAACTGGAACTCGCTCGCCGCCGCCACCGTAATGTCGATGATCCCGCCCGTCGTGCTGGTCGTCATCTTCCAGCGCCACGTCGTCGGCGCGCTGACCGCCGGAGCCGTGAAATGA
- a CDS encoding carbohydrate ABC transporter permease, with the protein MAASPISSGALTRGDRLFGLKLTAPAGIILAALLLVPTVLTVLYSLHDVPANGRSLGPFVGLENYTIVLGSQVFWRSAWVTFVFSLGFVVFSTLIGLAIALLLNQRFIGRGLARALLIIPWATPWLVIGILWKWFADGSVGGLNAVLLMLGATTEYYDFLADPNSALVITIVAAVWRQASFAGILLLAGLQTLPDDLNEAASLDGAGVFQRFRNITLPWLKPALVTVTVLNVIYAFLQFDVIFAMTQGGPGDATQVLSILIYRQLFGVTQIGLGSALAVILGFVALAGGLLTVKLLYRAERQPA; encoded by the coding sequence TTGGCGGCCTCCCCCATTTCCAGCGGCGCCCTGACGCGCGGCGACAGGCTGTTCGGTTTGAAGCTGACGGCGCCGGCCGGGATCATCCTCGCCGCGCTGCTGCTGGTGCCGACCGTCCTCACCGTCCTCTACAGCCTGCACGACGTGCCGGCCAACGGCCGCAGCCTCGGCCCGTTCGTCGGGCTGGAGAACTACACCATCGTGCTCGGCAGCCAGGTGTTCTGGCGCTCGGCCTGGGTCACCTTCGTCTTCTCGCTCGGCTTCGTCGTGTTCTCGACGCTGATCGGGCTCGCGATCGCGCTGCTGCTGAACCAGCGCTTCATCGGCCGCGGCCTCGCCCGGGCGCTGCTGATCATTCCGTGGGCGACGCCCTGGCTCGTCATCGGCATCCTGTGGAAGTGGTTCGCCGACGGCAGCGTCGGCGGCCTCAACGCCGTGCTCCTGATGCTCGGCGCCACCACCGAATATTACGACTTCCTCGCCGATCCGAACTCCGCGCTCGTCATCACCATCGTCGCGGCGGTGTGGCGGCAGGCGAGCTTCGCCGGCATCCTGCTGCTCGCCGGCCTGCAGACGCTCCCCGACGATCTGAACGAGGCCGCCTCGCTCGACGGCGCCGGCGTCTTTCAGCGCTTCCGCAACATCACCCTGCCCTGGCTCAAGCCCGCGCTGGTCACCGTCACGGTGCTCAACGTCATCTACGCCTTCCTGCAGTTCGACGTGATCTTCGCCATGACCCAGGGCGGTCCCGGCGACGCGACGCAGGTGCTGTCGATCCTGATCTATCGCCAGCTCTTCGGCGTCACCCAGATCGGCCTCGGCTCGGCGCTCGCGGTCATCCTCGGCTTCGTCGCGCTCGCCGGCGGGCTCCTCACCGTCAAGCTGCTCTATCGTGCGGAAAGGCAACCGGCATGA
- a CDS encoding ABC transporter substrate-binding protein: MKSKNAAAGGLDRRAFLKAGGATALAAILAPGLAGRAEAAFSGSLDMLAWDFQPDTIKKLVGEWTAKGNPAVNVAVIPNLGFSPALQTRLRGGDAIDLFYNFAYNSQKFVDQGWAAKLNGLPGVDDMVADMYESARPAYVNAAGDIISAPYFSAVHMMHYNDRMLKEAGIAAAPQTLKEIHDASKILKDKKIVENPYVAYWVKEFCEEYLHTYLLNEGITAFDAAGKPVFADDPKTEGVFEWWQTMYQDGLAPKSVLNDDPGKLSNQMAQGDAAFFVLHHYFLSSIRSLNGPESANVMQGPIGGSNHTFQIGEVLQLGQIADEERRNAAWDLMKFYGWKDSAGKFTVFNQWAKAAGLAAPYPGFFTDPDVIAAFPDYFDLPMISKTFETGSKVVPARTLPWYPDFQAKVGDVVHALLLGQATPKKTVEDLTAAANSAQKGRSL, encoded by the coding sequence ATGAAATCCAAGAATGCAGCGGCAGGCGGGCTCGACCGGCGCGCCTTTCTGAAGGCCGGCGGCGCCACGGCGCTGGCGGCGATCCTGGCCCCCGGCCTCGCCGGACGCGCCGAGGCGGCCTTTTCCGGCTCGCTCGACATGCTGGCCTGGGACTTCCAGCCCGATACCATCAAGAAGCTCGTCGGCGAATGGACAGCCAAGGGCAATCCGGCCGTCAACGTCGCCGTCATCCCCAATCTCGGCTTCTCGCCGGCGCTGCAGACGCGCCTGCGCGGCGGCGACGCGATCGATCTCTTCTACAACTTCGCCTACAACTCGCAGAAATTCGTCGACCAGGGCTGGGCCGCCAAGCTGAACGGCCTTCCCGGCGTCGACGACATGGTCGCCGACATGTACGAGAGCGCCAGGCCCGCCTATGTCAACGCGGCCGGCGACATCATCAGCGCGCCCTATTTCTCCGCCGTGCACATGATGCACTACAACGACCGGATGCTGAAGGAAGCCGGCATCGCCGCCGCGCCGCAGACGCTGAAGGAAATCCACGACGCCTCGAAGATCCTCAAGGACAAGAAGATCGTCGAGAACCCCTATGTCGCCTACTGGGTGAAGGAATTCTGCGAGGAATACCTGCACACCTACCTGCTGAACGAGGGCATCACCGCGTTCGACGCCGCCGGCAAGCCCGTCTTCGCCGACGATCCGAAGACCGAGGGCGTCTTCGAGTGGTGGCAGACCATGTACCAGGACGGCCTGGCGCCGAAGTCGGTGCTGAACGACGATCCGGGCAAGCTGTCGAACCAGATGGCGCAGGGCGACGCCGCCTTCTTCGTGCTGCACCACTATTTCCTGTCGTCGATCCGCAGCCTGAACGGCCCGGAATCGGCCAATGTCATGCAGGGCCCGATCGGTGGTTCCAACCACACCTTCCAGATCGGCGAAGTGCTGCAGCTCGGCCAGATCGCCGACGAGGAACGCCGCAACGCCGCCTGGGACCTGATGAAGTTCTATGGCTGGAAGGATTCGGCCGGCAAGTTCACCGTCTTCAACCAGTGGGCCAAGGCCGCCGGCCTCGCCGCGCCCTATCCGGGCTTCTTCACCGATCCGGACGTCATCGCCGCCTTCCCGGACTATTTCGACCTGCCGATGATCTCGAAGACCTTCGAGACCGGCTCCAAGGTCGTGCCGGCCCGCACGCTCCCCTGGTATCCGGACTTCCAGGCCAAGGTCGGCGACGTCGTGCACGCCCTACTGCTCGGCCAGGCGACGCCGAAGAAGACGGTCGAGGACCTGACCGCGGCGGCCAACTCCGCCCAGAAGGGCCGCAGCCTCTAA
- a CDS encoding aspartate aminotransferase family protein, whose translation MLDTKTTRLTERATAVIPGGVNSASRRLAVPTAWEWAEGAYIRDVDGRTYLDYHAAFGPIVLGHNDPGVNAAVAEALKGIDMVGLGITEAEVRLAEKVVEHVPSAEMALTFSTGSEATYMAVRLARGITGRQKLIKFQGTFHGWHDYLLMNIASPADKIGHKDPGSAGQLANAIDNTIVVRFNDLDAVEQAIAANPGEIAAIFLEAIPHNIGCVLPTLEFVRGLRRLCDAHGIVLVFDEVITGFRHGLGGYQAKLGVTPDLTTMAKAIANGYPCAIVAGKRDLMLQYNTAPGGKVFVGGTYNGHPVGTAAALATIAALEDGTVHERTFRLGERVRTGLQEIADRLGIPMQVAGYGSVFTPYFMTGAIDRYEDLLANDNARDVAFRAGMVQRGIFMLPVPLKRNHISAAHTEAEIDRTLETAEEVLKTFV comes from the coding sequence ATGCTCGATACGAAGACGACCCGACTGACCGAACGCGCCACCGCGGTGATCCCCGGCGGCGTCAACTCCGCCAGCCGCCGCCTCGCCGTGCCGACCGCCTGGGAATGGGCCGAAGGCGCCTATATCCGCGACGTCGACGGCAGGACCTATCTCGACTACCACGCCGCCTTCGGGCCGATCGTGCTTGGCCACAACGATCCCGGCGTCAACGCAGCCGTCGCCGAGGCGCTGAAGGGCATCGACATGGTCGGCCTCGGCATCACAGAGGCCGAGGTGCGGCTGGCCGAAAAGGTGGTCGAACACGTCCCCTCGGCCGAGATGGCGCTGACGTTTTCGACCGGTTCGGAAGCGACCTACATGGCGGTACGGCTGGCGCGCGGCATCACCGGAAGGCAGAAGCTGATCAAGTTCCAGGGCACCTTCCACGGCTGGCACGACTACCTGCTGATGAACATCGCGAGCCCGGCCGACAAGATCGGCCACAAGGATCCGGGCTCGGCCGGCCAGCTCGCCAACGCCATCGACAACACCATCGTCGTCCGTTTCAACGACCTCGACGCCGTCGAACAGGCGATCGCCGCCAATCCCGGCGAAATCGCCGCCATCTTCCTCGAGGCGATCCCGCACAATATCGGCTGCGTGCTGCCGACGCTGGAATTCGTTAGAGGACTTCGCCGTCTCTGCGACGCGCATGGCATCGTGCTGGTCTTCGACGAGGTGATCACCGGCTTCCGCCACGGCCTCGGCGGCTATCAGGCGAAGCTCGGCGTGACGCCGGACCTGACCACCATGGCGAAGGCGATCGCCAACGGTTACCCCTGCGCCATCGTGGCGGGAAAGCGCGATCTCATGCTGCAATACAACACCGCGCCGGGCGGCAAGGTGTTCGTCGGCGGCACCTATAACGGCCACCCGGTCGGCACGGCGGCAGCCCTCGCCACCATCGCGGCGCTGGAGGACGGCACCGTGCACGAGCGCACCTTCCGGCTCGGCGAGCGCGTGCGAACGGGGCTGCAGGAAATCGCCGACCGGCTCGGCATCCCCATGCAGGTTGCCGGCTACGGCTCCGTCTTCACGCCCTATTTCATGACCGGCGCGATCGACCGCTACGAGGACCTGCTCGCCAACGACAACGCCCGCGACGTCGCCTTCCGGGCCGGCATGGTCCAGCGCGGCATCTTCATGCTGCCGGTGCCCTTGAAGCGCAACCACATCAGCGCCGCCCATACCGAGGCGGAGATCGACCGCACGCTGGAGACGGCGGAGGAAGTGCTGAAAACCTTCGTCTGA
- a CDS encoding amidohydrolase family protein yields the protein MIIDVHSHTPQFRGAIPAELRRTNPKWRPDRAVESVYNWEEFLEAQQPADKSIVFGIAWQPNEPTGSVNGANEPGDVAVGVNDATSAFVRAHPDRLIGFMSVHPHDPRCLEELERGVGDLGLRGIKLGANYQNFDPFESRALAVFREAERKGLPILLHMGTSPVRMAPIRYAHPLVIDEIAARYPDLKIIMAHLGHPWTVDTAVVVRKHPNVYADLSGLFYRPYSFYDSLIKATEWNVLDKLLFASDYPITTPAETIHGLRTVNAIVEGTKFPRVPEDKIEQIIHRDSLALLNLS from the coding sequence ATGATCATCGACGTCCACTCGCACACGCCGCAGTTTCGCGGCGCGATTCCCGCCGAGCTGCGCCGGACCAATCCGAAATGGCGGCCCGATCGCGCGGTCGAATCCGTCTACAACTGGGAAGAATTCCTGGAAGCGCAGCAGCCGGCCGACAAGTCGATCGTCTTCGGCATCGCCTGGCAGCCGAACGAGCCGACCGGCAGCGTCAACGGCGCCAACGAGCCGGGCGATGTCGCCGTCGGCGTCAACGACGCCACCTCGGCCTTCGTCCGCGCCCATCCCGACCGGCTGATCGGCTTCATGTCGGTGCATCCGCATGATCCGCGCTGCCTGGAGGAGCTGGAGCGCGGCGTCGGCGACCTCGGCCTCAGGGGCATCAAGCTCGGCGCCAACTACCAGAACTTCGACCCGTTCGAGAGCCGCGCCCTCGCCGTCTTCCGCGAGGCGGAGAGGAAGGGCCTGCCGATCCTGCTGCACATGGGCACGTCGCCCGTCCGCATGGCGCCGATCCGCTACGCCCACCCGCTCGTCATCGACGAGATCGCGGCGCGCTATCCGGACCTGAAGATCATCATGGCCCATCTCGGCCATCCCTGGACGGTCGATACGGCGGTGGTCGTGCGCAAGCACCCCAACGTCTATGCCGACCTCTCCGGCCTCTTCTACCGGCCCTACAGCTTCTACGACAGCCTGATCAAGGCAACCGAGTGGAACGTGCTCGACAAGCTGCTGTTCGCCTCCGACTACCCGATCACAACGCCTGCCGAGACCATCCACGGCCTCCGGACCGTCAACGCGATCGTCGAGGGCACGAAGTTCCCGCGCGTACCGGAGGACAAGATCGAACAGATCATCCATCGCGACAGCCTCGCGCTGCTCAACCTCTCCTGA
- a CDS encoding IclR family transcriptional regulator has translation MNSSSEDRYAIRSVDRALDIIECVAGQNGALTVDQITEATDLPKSTVFRVLATLTARQFVDRDPRTQTYRLGTLALVVGARALGDLDIRRVARRHIEQLMAESGETVHLAVLSQASALCIDKIDSTRSVRMSSFVGFRDPLHCSGVGKALLAFQDDAAQQTLIAGMTLEPRTPHTITDRAALAEQLSRIRENGFATDVEEIEEGLCCIAAPIRDHSGKAIAGVSISGPTTRVHADTFATLIPLVKACADWISRDLGFQGEKT, from the coding sequence ATGAATTCTTCATCTGAAGATCGTTATGCTATCCGCTCCGTCGACCGGGCCCTCGACATCATCGAGTGCGTTGCCGGCCAGAACGGCGCGCTCACCGTCGACCAGATCACCGAGGCGACCGACCTGCCGAAGAGCACCGTCTTCCGCGTGCTGGCGACGCTGACGGCGCGCCAGTTCGTCGATCGCGATCCCCGCACGCAGACCTATCGGCTCGGCACGCTGGCGCTCGTCGTCGGCGCCCGCGCGCTCGGCGATCTCGACATCCGCCGCGTGGCGCGCCGCCATATCGAGCAGCTGATGGCCGAGAGCGGCGAGACGGTGCATCTCGCCGTGCTGAGCCAGGCGAGCGCGCTCTGCATCGACAAGATCGACAGCACCCGCTCGGTGCGCATGTCGTCCTTCGTCGGCTTCCGCGATCCGCTCCATTGCAGCGGCGTCGGCAAGGCGCTGCTCGCCTTCCAGGACGACGCGGCGCAGCAGACGCTTATCGCCGGCATGACGCTGGAGCCGCGCACCCCGCACACGATCACCGACCGCGCGGCGCTCGCCGAGCAGCTGAGCCGGATCCGGGAAAACGGCTTCGCCACCGATGTCGAGGAGATCGAGGAAGGGCTCTGCTGCATCGCCGCGCCGATCCGCGATCACTCCGGCAAGGCGATCGCCGGCGTCAGCATCTCGGGCCCGACCACGCGGGTCCACGCCGACACCTTCGCCACCCTCATTCCGCTCGTCAAAGCCTGCGCCGATTGGATCTCGCGCGATCTGGGCTTCCAGGGAGAGAAGACATGA
- a CDS encoding FUSC family protein: MNLTRLNPKSAWPWRHSIRTALAVTVPLAIGLLVGQLEASLLVALGALLNSVKVRSDPYRARFRSFLIIVPIAMTGFVLGALVAGHGPLTLMLLIGLGLVSGLISGYGATYSTGAMQMLILAVIAAGHASGSIWVPPLLFASGALYAALLLAIEAAFDRRMPERAALAQLFHALAQLARSAAQPAQEKSAASLATPLEQQRRHVTDAMLKAYSGLLQTRLADEGSTPETDRHAVVLASADLVFSGIVAGGFDPAELHGIAHYLDEIATAVRKGHGRPKRPADLPEASGLGGRVDNLADSLWPDTVPPRPARRARAKAAAAPVPDLATRLRALAARLALGQDVVVSALQLALCLGIAFAVQDILGGARSYWIPLCVVIVLKPDFGSVFVRAVQRSLGTIVGVAIGVVLLTFIPKGWWLLASMGVLGAVIPAAGQRSYAMQCAVLTPLVLILIDMTVPGATVDFGPQRLVDTLIGSAIALVFGYLVWPRDPGTQILASFTKAMSASAAYLRAAAAPVPADEAELPASRSALLMATMAAYSSLSNVRTTLQRAIAEPPPASREAAAWFPVVVEAERLCDRITRLAQQNATGAITLDPAAVEPRVAVLKLLGAEAPAKHAPVAEPGKPAADGDAAFREIDLELDQLTRMLEPAR; encoded by the coding sequence GTGAACCTGACCCGCCTCAATCCCAAGTCGGCCTGGCCCTGGCGTCATTCCATCCGCACCGCGCTGGCAGTGACGGTGCCGCTGGCGATCGGCCTCCTCGTCGGGCAGCTGGAGGCGTCGCTCCTCGTCGCCCTCGGCGCGCTGCTGAACTCGGTCAAGGTGCGGTCCGATCCCTATCGGGCCCGTTTCCGCAGCTTCCTGATCATCGTGCCGATCGCCATGACGGGCTTCGTGCTGGGCGCGCTGGTGGCCGGGCACGGGCCCCTAACGCTGATGCTGCTGATCGGGCTCGGCCTGGTCTCCGGCCTGATCAGCGGCTATGGCGCGACCTACTCCACCGGCGCCATGCAGATGCTCATTCTCGCCGTCATCGCCGCCGGCCATGCATCCGGCTCGATCTGGGTGCCGCCGCTGCTGTTCGCTTCCGGCGCCCTCTATGCGGCGTTGCTCTTGGCGATAGAGGCGGCCTTCGATCGGCGCATGCCGGAGCGGGCGGCGCTGGCGCAGCTCTTCCATGCGCTGGCGCAGCTCGCCAGGAGTGCCGCCCAGCCGGCGCAGGAGAAATCGGCGGCGTCGCTCGCGACCCCGCTGGAGCAGCAGCGCCGCCACGTGACCGACGCGATGCTCAAGGCCTATTCCGGGCTGCTGCAGACCCGGTTGGCGGACGAGGGAAGCACGCCGGAGACCGATCGGCACGCGGTCGTGCTGGCGAGCGCCGACCTGGTCTTCTCGGGCATCGTCGCGGGCGGCTTCGACCCGGCCGAGCTGCACGGCATCGCGCATTATCTCGACGAGATCGCGACGGCGGTGCGGAAGGGGCACGGACGGCCGAAGCGCCCGGCCGACCTGCCGGAAGCGAGCGGGCTGGGCGGCAGGGTCGACAACCTCGCCGACAGCCTCTGGCCCGACACCGTGCCGCCGCGCCCGGCGCGCAGGGCGCGCGCCAAGGCGGCCGCCGCGCCGGTCCCGGATCTCGCCACGCGGCTGCGCGCGCTGGCGGCGCGGCTGGCGCTCGGACAGGACGTCGTCGTCTCGGCGCTGCAGCTGGCGCTCTGCCTCGGCATCGCCTTCGCCGTGCAGGACATTCTCGGCGGCGCCCGGTCCTACTGGATCCCGCTCTGCGTCGTGATCGTGCTGAAGCCGGATTTCGGCTCGGTCTTTGTGCGCGCCGTGCAGCGTTCGCTGGGCACGATCGTCGGCGTCGCCATCGGCGTCGTCCTGCTGACCTTCATCCCCAAGGGCTGGTGGCTGCTGGCCAGCATGGGCGTGCTCGGCGCCGTGATCCCGGCCGCCGGCCAGCGCAGCTATGCGATGCAATGCGCGGTGCTGACGCCGCTCGTGCTGATCCTGATCGACATGACGGTGCCGGGGGCAACTGTCGATTTCGGCCCGCAGCGCCTGGTCGACACGCTGATCGGATCGGCGATCGCGCTGGTCTTCGGCTATCTGGTCTGGCCGCGCGACCCGGGCACCCAGATCCTCGCTTCCTTCACCAAGGCGATGAGCGCCTCCGCCGCCTATCTGCGGGCGGCCGCGGCTCCCGTCCCCGCCGACGAGGCCGAGCTTCCGGCCTCGCGGTCGGCGCTGCTGATGGCGACGATGGCGGCCTATAGCAGCCTCTCCAATGTCCGCACGACGCTGCAGCGGGCGATCGCCGAGCCGCCGCCGGCGAGCCGCGAGGCCGCCGCCTGGTTCCCGGTCGTCGTCGAGGCGGAGCGTCTCTGCGATCGCATCACCCGGCTGGCGCAGCAGAACGCGACCGGCGCGATCACGCTCGATCCCGCCGCCGTCGAACCGCGCGTCGCGGTGCTGAAATTGCTGGGAGCCGAGGCGCCGGCGAAGCATGCGCCGGTCGCGGAGCCGGGCAAGCCGGCCGCAGATGGCGACGCGGCGTTCCGCGAGATCGACCTCGAGCTCGACCAGCTGACCAGGATGCTGGAGCCGGCGCGCTAG
- the yut gene encoding urea transporter, giving the protein MSDALSTWTNAASKNPVLRFIDINLRGAGQVIFQNNPLTGLFFLAAIVWGAIAGGQIDIAIGAVVALVIATVTAIILEADEATLQQGLFGFNGVLVGAAVPTFLADGAAMWFILVVGAAVSTVVMLAVSKVMKTWETPALTFPFVLTTWFLVLGAYSFGHLPIASMGPPALPHAVAATGAEPALTAVDLFVAWLKGPAQVFLINNPVSGVLVLVGLLISSPFAALFAALGAAVALAVSLVLGASLGSVTAGLYGFSAVLTAVALGAVFYAPSLRVTLFALLGTIFTVLVQGALDAAIAPIGIPTFTAPFVFVTWLFLLPKADLKPHPHGRMQGGLFAKKP; this is encoded by the coding sequence ATGTCGGATGCACTCTCCACTTGGACGAACGCCGCCTCGAAGAACCCTGTCCTGCGGTTCATCGACATCAACCTTCGCGGCGCCGGCCAGGTCATCTTCCAGAACAACCCGCTGACCGGCCTGTTCTTCCTTGCCGCGATCGTCTGGGGCGCCATTGCCGGCGGCCAGATCGACATCGCCATCGGCGCGGTCGTGGCGCTCGTCATCGCGACCGTCACCGCCATCATCCTCGAGGCCGATGAAGCCACGCTCCAACAGGGCCTGTTCGGCTTCAACGGCGTGCTCGTCGGCGCCGCCGTGCCGACCTTCCTGGCGGACGGCGCGGCCATGTGGTTCATCCTGGTCGTCGGCGCCGCCGTCTCGACCGTCGTGATGCTGGCCGTCTCCAAGGTCATGAAGACCTGGGAAACCCCCGCCCTCACCTTCCCCTTCGTGCTGACGACCTGGTTCCTCGTCCTCGGCGCCTATTCGTTCGGCCATCTGCCGATCGCCTCGATGGGCCCGCCGGCGCTGCCGCACGCCGTGGCGGCGACCGGCGCCGAGCCGGCGCTGACGGCGGTCGATCTGTTCGTCGCCTGGCTCAAGGGACCGGCGCAGGTCTTCCTGATCAACAATCCGGTCAGCGGCGTGCTGGTGCTCGTCGGCCTGCTTATCAGCTCCCCCTTCGCGGCGCTGTTCGCGGCACTCGGCGCCGCCGTGGCGCTCGCCGTGTCGCTCGTGCTCGGCGCCAGCCTCGGCTCGGTGACGGCCGGCCTCTACGGCTTCAGCGCCGTGCTGACGGCGGTGGCGCTCGGCGCGGTGTTCTACGCGCCGTCGCTCCGGGTCACGCTGTTCGCGCTGCTCGGGACGATCTTCACCGTCCTGGTGCAGGGCGCGCTGGACGCGGCGATCGCGCCCATCGGCATCCCGACCTTCACGGCGCCGTTCGTGTTCGTGACCTGGCTGTTCCTGCTGCCGAAGGCCGATCTGAAGCCGCATCCGCACGGCCGGATGCAGGGCGGGCTGTTCGCCAAGAAGCCGTGA